The following are encoded together in the Bos javanicus breed banteng chromosome X, ARS-OSU_banteng_1.0, whole genome shotgun sequence genome:
- the LOC133242649 gene encoding ferritin heavy chain-like translates to MGRFPGALWRPRPRPRPRRFLPRRRLIPAAIPWVGEWPAMLPTSPSQERQNYRPECEAALNSHTTLEFHASFQCLAVAFYLDHDDVGLKHFSHFFLLRSNEHSKTAESLMFLQIQRGGRISFLDIRKPETQQWKSGLQAMLDTLYLEKCVNQSLLDLYQLATNSSDAHLCNFLETGYLDQQDKFIKELGDHVSNLSNVGSSEGSLADYILDKLTVGDSNKED, encoded by the coding sequence ATGGGAAGGTTCCCAGGAGCCCTCtggcgcccccgcccccgcccccgcccccgccgatTCCTGCCCCGAAGGCGCCTCATCCCAGCCGCCATTCCTTGGGTCGGGGAGTGGCCTGCCATGCTGCCCACATCGCCCTCACAGGAGCGTCAGAACTACCGCCCCGAGTGTGAGGCCGCGCTCAACAGCCACACCACCCTGGAGTTTCACGCCTCCTTCCAGTGCCTGGCCGTGGCCTTCTACCTCGACCATGATGACGTGGGCTTGAAGCATTTCTCCCACTTCTTCCTGCTCCGCTCCAACGAGCACAGCAAGACAGCAGAGAGCCTGATGTTCCTGCAGATCCAGCGTGGGGGCCGCATCTCCTTCCTCGACATCAGAAAGCCCGAGACCCAGCAGTGGAAGAGCGGACTCCAGGCCATGCTAGACACCCTTTACCTGGAGAAGTGTGTCAACCAGAGCCTGCTGGACCTGTACCAGCTGGCCACTAACAGCAGCGACGCCCATCTGTGCAACTTCCTGGAGACCGGCTACCTGGACCAGCAGGACAAGTTCATCAAGGAGCTGGGGGACCATGTCAGCAACCTGAGCAACGTGGGGTCCTCGGAAggcagcctggcagactacatccTTGACAAGCTCACCGTGGGCGACAGCAACAAGGAGGACTGA
- the LOC133242858 gene encoding ferritin heavy chain-like, producing the protein MGRLRGGRWRSRPRRCQPRAPADRAVIPWALEPPAMMPTPPSQVRQNYRLECEAALNSHAALEFHASFQCLALAFYLDRDDVALKHFHRFFLLRSHEHSKTAESLMFLQNRRGGRVSFLDIRKPETQQWESALQAMQDTLHLEKCVNQSLLDLHKLATDSSDAHLCDFLETGYLDQQVKFIKELGDHVSKLSNVGSPEGSLAGYFSDKLTLGDGDKED; encoded by the coding sequence ATGGGAAGGCTCCGAGGAGGCCGCTGGCGCTCGCGCCCCCGCCGATGCCAGCCCCGCGCCCCCGCCGACCGAGCCGTCATTCCCTGGGCCTTGGAGCCGCCGGCCATGATGCCCACACCGCCCTCACAGGTTCGTCAGAACTACCGCCTTGAGTGTGAGGCCGCGCTCAACAGCCACGCCGCCCTGGAGTTCCACGCCTCCTTCCAGTGCCTGGCCCTGGCCTTCTACCTCGACCGTGATGATGTGGCCTTGAAGCACTTCCACCGCTTCTTCCTGCTCCGCTCTCACGAGCACAGCAAAACAGCCGAGAGCCTGATGTTCCTGCAGAACCGGCGTGGGGGCCGCGTCTCCTTCCTCGACATCAGAAAGCCCGAGACCCAGCAGTGGGAGAGTGCACTCCAGGCCATGCAAGACACCCTGCACCTGGAGAAGTGCGTCAACCAGAGCCTGCTCGACCTGCACAAGCTGGCCACCGACAGCAGCGACGCCCATCTGTGCGACTTCCTAGAGACCGGCTACCTGGACCAGCAGGTCAAGTTCATCAAGGAGCTGGGAGACCATGTCAGCAAGCTGAGCAACGTGGGGTCCCCGGAAGGCAGCCTGGCAGGGTACTTCTCTGACAAGCTCACCTTGGGCGATGGCGACAAGGAGGACTGA